Proteins from a genomic interval of Sugiyamaella lignohabitans strain CBS 10342 chromosome C, complete sequence:
- the THI73 gene encoding Thi73p (Putative plasma membrane permease; proposed to be involved in carboxylic acid uptake and repressed by thiamine; substrate of Dbf2p/Mob1p kinase; transcription is altered if mitochondrial dysfunction occurs; GO_component: GO:0005783 - endoplasmic reticulum [Evidence IEA]; GO_component: GO:0005783 - endoplasmic reticulum [Evidence IDA] [PMID 16850348]; GO_component: GO:0005789 - endoplasmic reticulum membrane [Evidence IEA]; GO_component: GO:0016021 - integral component of membrane [Evidence IEA,IEA]; GO_component: GO:0016021 - integral component of membrane [Evidence ISS] [PMID 10869563]; GO_component: GO:0016021 - integral component of membrane [Evidence ISM] [PMID 12192589]; GO_component: GO:0016020 - membrane [Evidence IEA]; GO_component: GO:0005886 - plasma membrane [Evidence IEA,IEA]; GO_function: GO:0005215 - transporter activity [Evidence ISS] [PMID 10869563]; GO_process: GO:0055085 - transmembrane transport [Evidence IEA]; GO_process: GO:0006810 - transport [Evidence IEA]; GO_process: GO:0006810 - transport [Evidence ISS] [PMID 10869563]) produces MLPNSPVDNKIFTEREKQIIIFRLKDNLTGIETKVFKWSQVKEVFFDPKTYFFFLISFFGNIPNGGLSNFGTLIIQGFGFSTLVTTLMQIPNGAVISGSILLAVFLNNRFKNRRVLFAVLFIIPNIVGAFGLYFIHDSHRIGRLICYYLTGPYNAAFVLLLSVTTANTAGHTKKVMTNAILFMGVCVGNIAGPFFYKTDQAPKYPLGMGSLIFSNISEAVLIAVLGLHLYRQNKKRDRDYPAQELDHDGTGAFLDLTDIQNKNFRYIY; encoded by the coding sequence ATGCTTCCCAATTCTCCCGTTGATAACAAAATCTTTACtgagagagagaagcagattattattttccGTCTTAAGGATAATCTAACCGGTATTGAAACTAAAGTGTTCAAATGGAGCCAAGTTAAGGAAGTGTTTTTCGATCCAAAGACgtatttcttcttcctcattaGTTTCTTCGGTAACATTCCCAACGGCGGTCTTTCCAACTTCGGTACCCTGATTATTCAAGGTTTCGGTTTCTCTACTTTAGTCACTACTCTTATGCAGATTCCCAATGGTGCAGTCATTTCCGGATCTATTCTGTTAGCTGTGTTTTTGAATAACAGATTTAAGAACCGTCGTGTGCTGTTTGCTGTTCTGTTTATTATTCCCAACATAGTCGGTGCTTTTGGTCTGTACTTTATTCACGACAGTCACCGAATCGGCAGACTCATCTGTTACTACCTGACTGGTCCTTATAACGCAGCGTTTGTGCTACTGCTATCGGTGACCACTGCCAATACTGCCGGCCATACTAAGAAGGTCATGACCAATGCCATTCTGTTCATGGGGGTCTGTGTAGGAAATATTGCTGGTCCATTTTTCTACAAGACCGACCAAGCTCCTAAATACCCTCTTGGCATGGGTTCTCTCATCTTCTCCAATATTTCTGAGGCCGTGCTCATTGCCGTGTTGGGTCTACATCTCTACAGACAAAACAAGAAACGCGACAGAGACTATCCTGCTCAGGAACTCGACCATGATGGAACTGGTGCTTTCTTGGATCTGACTGATATCCAGAATAAGAACTTCAGATACATCTACTAG
- the DAL5 gene encoding allantoate permease (Allantoate permease; ureidosuccinate permease; also transports dipeptides, though with lower affinity than for allantoate and ureidosuccinate; expression is constitutive but sensitive to nitrogen catabolite repression; GO_component: GO:0016021 - integral component of membrane [Evidence IEA,IEA]; GO_component: GO:0016021 - integral component of membrane [Evidence ISM] [PMID 12192589]; GO_component: GO:0016020 - membrane [Evidence IEA,IEA]; GO_component: GO:0005886 - plasma membrane [Evidence IMP,ISS] [PMID 3275614]; GO_function: GO:0015124 - allantoate transmembrane transporter activity [Evidence IMP,ISS] [PMID 3275614]; GO_function: GO:0042936 - dipeptide transporter activity [Evidence IMP] [PMID 16429164]; GO_function: GO:0042936 - dipeptide transporter activity [Evidence IGI,IMP] [PMID 17693598]; GO_function: GO:0005215 - transporter activity [Evidence IEA]; GO_process: GO:0015719 - allantoate transport [Evidence IMP] [PMID 3275614]; GO_process: GO:0042938 - dipeptide transport [Evidence IMP] [PMID 16429164]; GO_process: GO:0042938 - dipeptide transport [Evidence IGI,IMP] [PMID 17693598]; GO_process: GO:0055085 - transmembrane transport [Evidence IEA]; GO_process: GO:0006810 - transport [Evidence IEA,IEA]; GO_process: GO:0042939 - tripeptide transport [Evidence IMP] [PMID 16429164]) translates to MSTMKQQESYVERVDTNDVMDIEMSKSIDIRGLDEAQRIIGHGELHDLNVTEEEMRKVVRKTDWAILPYLAVCYMFYYIDKTTLSYSAIFGMKEDLNLVGTEYSWLSSVFYFGYLFWAIPTNYFLLRLPVGKYLGFNIMLWGVFLMLQAACKSFASLTVLRVLGGAVEATADPAFMLITSMW, encoded by the coding sequence ATGTCTACAATGAAACAGCAAGAATCATATGTCGAACGAGTTGACACCAACGATGTCATGGATATCGAAATGTCCAAGTCCATTGATATTCGTGGATTGGACGAGGCACAAAGAATCATTGGTCATGGCGAGCTACACGATCTCAATGTCACTGAAGAGGAAATGAGGAAAGTCGTTCGCAAGACCGATTGGGCCATTCTGCCCTACCTGGCGGTATGTTATATGTTCTACTATATCGACAAGACCACCCTGTCATACTCGGCCATCTTCGGCATGAAAGAAGACCTGAATCTGGTGGGCACCGAGTACAGCTGGCTGTCCTCGGTCTTCTATTTCGGGTACCTTTTCTGGGCCATTCCCACGAACTACTTTCTCCTTCGACTTCCTGTCGGCAAATACTTGGGTTTCAACATCATGCTATGGGGCGTCTTCCTCATGCTCCAAGCTGCTTGCAAGAGCTTTGCCAGTCTAACAGTTCTCCGAGTTCTCGGCGGAGCAGTCGAAGCCACTGCCGACCCTGCTTTCATGCTCATTACTTCCATGTGGTAA